A single genomic interval of Hyalangium minutum harbors:
- a CDS encoding nicotinate phosphoribosyltransferase, which yields MGTSLLATDGYKFSMAEAGWPLRKETFYYTHRKGGLQIVPLDIPAFVRGLLPDPKPEDYEFLSRNDYEMGVGFKAAIQNKERLVIHALPRGALFYPKEPVLSLCGPSALVSWIEPLLIQLNFRIQVATQALADRDTLARALAVLTCEEQKRIALETLDAVGVKPVPMRADPEAYSQRVLAQVRELVEIVEDPNRIFEVGLRAATCLEQHELALRACKEAGVARTSNVEGARKLGMIPVGTMGHEHIQRYGSDEAAFRAMRERRPQRSSYLLDTYDTLASGLPAAYRLMREEPNRGDSIRFDSGNKKLQYLYAVTQARDLGVRPVNILEDGLDAAATREFEELRRQVGWEPSAQFYGYGGHIVARTMECPFTRDRVAAIYKLSLTGHTPTMKFGNEAAEGKQSVPGAPILFRRRHGSGPIGLIGQEGEQPPEGYFQLTDSAAEAPSFVGAQAPESQEGRVAYTPATQELVDQLRRRHFPQAR from the coding sequence ATGGGGACATCGCTGCTCGCGACGGACGGCTACAAGTTCAGCATGGCGGAGGCGGGGTGGCCACTTCGCAAGGAGACCTTCTATTACACGCACCGCAAGGGCGGTCTCCAGATCGTACCTCTGGACATCCCTGCCTTCGTGCGTGGCCTGCTGCCCGATCCCAAGCCCGAGGACTATGAGTTCCTCTCGCGCAATGACTACGAGATGGGCGTCGGCTTCAAGGCCGCCATCCAGAACAAGGAAAGGCTCGTCATCCACGCCTTGCCTCGCGGCGCGCTCTTCTACCCGAAGGAGCCCGTGCTCTCGCTCTGCGGACCCTCGGCCCTGGTCTCCTGGATCGAGCCGCTGCTGATCCAGCTCAACTTCCGCATCCAGGTGGCCACCCAGGCGCTCGCGGATCGGGACACGCTGGCCCGAGCCCTCGCCGTGCTCACCTGCGAGGAGCAGAAGCGCATCGCGCTGGAGACGCTGGACGCCGTGGGCGTCAAGCCCGTGCCCATGCGCGCCGACCCCGAGGCCTACTCCCAGCGCGTGCTGGCCCAGGTGCGCGAGCTGGTGGAGATCGTCGAGGATCCGAACCGCATCTTCGAGGTGGGCCTGCGCGCCGCCACTTGCCTGGAGCAGCATGAGCTTGCCCTGCGCGCCTGCAAGGAGGCGGGCGTGGCGCGCACCTCCAACGTGGAGGGCGCTCGCAAGCTGGGGATGATCCCGGTGGGCACCATGGGCCACGAGCACATCCAGCGCTACGGCTCGGACGAGGCCGCCTTCCGCGCCATGCGCGAGCGCCGGCCCCAGCGCTCCAGCTACCTGCTGGACACCTATGACACGCTGGCCTCGGGCCTGCCCGCCGCCTACCGGCTGATGCGCGAGGAGCCGAACCGAGGGGACTCCATCCGCTTCGACTCGGGCAACAAGAAGCTCCAGTACCTCTACGCCGTCACCCAGGCGCGGGACCTCGGCGTGCGCCCCGTGAACATCCTCGAGGACGGCCTGGACGCCGCCGCCACCCGCGAGTTCGAGGAGCTGCGCCGCCAGGTGGGCTGGGAGCCCTCCGCGCAGTTCTACGGCTACGGCGGCCACATCGTCGCGCGCACCATGGAGTGCCCCTTCACGCGCGACCGGGTGGCGGCCATCTACAAGCTGTCCCTTACGGGCCACACGCCGACCATGAAGTTCGGCAACGAGGCCGCCGAGGGCAAGCAGAGCGTGCCGGGCGCCCCCATCCTCTTCCGGCGGCGCCATGGCTCCGGGCCCATCGGGCTCATCGGCCAGGAGGGCGAGCAGCCGCCCGAGGGCTACTTCCAGCTCACGGACAGCGCCGCCGAAGCGCCCTCGTTCGTTGGGGCGCAGGCGCCCGAGTCCCAGGAGGGGCGGGTGGCCTATACCCCCGCCACCCAGGAACTGGTGGACCAGCTGCGCCGCCGCCACTTCCCCCAGGCGCGCTAG
- a CDS encoding RICIN domain-containing protein: protein MNRKIAGISLLGWILSLSACSAAPSDELSNGEPLAEVASEIRRGPLPWVNTATLRCLDSNSNGNVYTLGCNRGAYQNWTNTPLTFGDQIRNQATGWCLDSNNNGNVYTLPCNGGSYQQWVVTYKGAFGYEMRNVATGYCLDSNTSGDVYTLGCNGGNFQRWR from the coding sequence ATGAACAGAAAGATCGCTGGTATTTCGCTGCTGGGTTGGATTCTCTCGCTCTCCGCCTGTTCAGCTGCCCCGAGCGACGAACTGAGCAATGGCGAGCCCCTCGCGGAGGTGGCATCGGAGATAAGAAGGGGACCATTGCCCTGGGTAAATACTGCCACGCTGCGCTGTCTCGACAGTAACAGCAACGGGAACGTTTACACGCTGGGCTGTAACAGGGGGGCGTATCAGAACTGGACGAACACTCCGCTCACATTCGGGGACCAGATTCGCAATCAAGCAACCGGATGGTGTCTGGACAGTAATAACAACGGCAATGTCTACACTTTGCCCTGCAATGGTGGCAGTTACCAGCAGTGGGTCGTGACCTACAAGGGGGCTTTCGGATACGAAATGAGAAACGTGGCCACCGGATACTGTCTGGACAGCAATACCAGCGGCGACGTTTATACGTTGGGGTGCAACGGCGGCAATTTCCAGCGCTGGCGTTGA
- a CDS encoding TonB family protein: MPPASSRRLLFALALSLGVHAAVWLVLAARGRESSEQRPVPPPTPGMLQFVEVEVSPPPKPPEPPPPPPKPEPARPPRAAPKPLAAVTPPVPPPPASEAPAPPAPAPVTDAPRADAPLSADTPRLGGPRLAPSLSLTPGGEVAVSPSATGVPQGLPAQSAQQVVDTLTQETLGKGKVQRGLVHPYFTQLGKSLLKSWDAERAVTSHGLKGFLEQAQENSKAWNSIWRDRAAAYGASGSPLEADPALKPDRRPPNALSNPNLEARRTMRQQMREEFQSTRRAVIRVVQDAQGRLLEVTLVSPSNNAQVDKEAMKDVRTAAEQLPPPPPEALAGKQTLTSLWQFELIISITPPVPTLSFEFDEALKFVDMRLPLDRRIYKRVRLLSVQ, encoded by the coding sequence ATGCCCCCGGCCTCATCCCGCCGCCTGCTGTTCGCTCTCGCCCTCAGCCTCGGCGTGCATGCAGCGGTGTGGCTCGTGCTGGCGGCCCGCGGCCGGGAGTCCTCGGAGCAGCGCCCGGTCCCTCCTCCTACTCCGGGGATGCTCCAGTTCGTCGAGGTAGAGGTCTCGCCTCCCCCCAAGCCTCCGGAGCCTCCACCGCCTCCTCCCAAGCCGGAGCCCGCGCGTCCTCCTCGCGCCGCACCGAAGCCCCTTGCCGCGGTAACGCCTCCTGTTCCGCCTCCACCTGCGTCCGAGGCTCCCGCTCCTCCCGCGCCCGCCCCCGTGACGGATGCGCCCCGAGCCGATGCGCCCCTCTCAGCAGATACGCCTCGACTCGGAGGGCCGCGCCTCGCCCCTTCACTCTCGCTCACACCCGGCGGCGAGGTCGCCGTCTCGCCCTCTGCCACGGGAGTGCCCCAAGGACTCCCGGCCCAATCCGCGCAGCAGGTGGTGGACACGCTCACCCAGGAGACGCTCGGCAAGGGCAAGGTGCAGCGCGGTCTGGTGCACCCCTACTTCACCCAACTCGGAAAGAGCCTGCTCAAATCGTGGGACGCCGAGCGCGCCGTCACCTCGCACGGCCTCAAGGGCTTCCTGGAGCAGGCCCAGGAGAACAGCAAGGCGTGGAACTCCATCTGGAGAGACCGGGCCGCGGCCTACGGAGCCTCGGGCTCGCCGCTGGAGGCGGACCCCGCGCTGAAGCCGGACCGCAGGCCCCCGAACGCGCTCTCCAATCCCAACCTGGAGGCGCGTCGCACCATGCGCCAGCAGATGCGCGAGGAGTTCCAGTCCACCCGCCGCGCCGTCATCCGCGTGGTGCAGGACGCGCAGGGGCGGCTCTTGGAGGTGACGCTCGTGTCTCCCAGCAACAATGCTCAGGTGGACAAGGAGGCCATGAAGGACGTGCGCACCGCCGCCGAGCAGCTCCCGCCCCCGCCTCCTGAGGCGCTCGCGGGCAAGCAGACGCTCACAAGCCTCTGGCAGTTCGAGCTGATCATCTCCATCACCCCACCGGTGCCCACGCTCAGCTTCGAGTTCGACGAGGCGCTGAAGTTCGTGGACATGCGGCTGCCGCTGGACCGGCGCATCTACAAGCGTGTGCGGCTGCTCTCGGTCCAGTGA
- a CDS encoding PQQ-dependent sugar dehydrogenase has product MTGRRFSLPLGNGVKRSARCGAMPLHQRLGLVAALCASALLACSDRPSTESDAGVEMDAGSRTDAGAQNPTNDAGVADGGGSSDAGTSDAGTSLKNSCLGPSSANVANARLPAGYCAWTWATVANPRGLIVAPNGDVLVVERTAGRITALYDSNGDGVSDSSERATLVEVSGLNHGITLHDGYLYASSATRVLRWPFATGTRAALSGQEEVVTGIPSGGPAGGHVTRTIIFDAQGRLYVSVGSAANVDSDSTRARIRRFTATQAQAGNVAFTDGEVFADGLRNEVGLRFDSQGRLWGVENGRDNLNRADLGGDIHTDNPAEELNLFAEAGRFYGYPYCFSEFLLPSGVGMGPTTQWADPGFMNDGTHSDAWCRNVNNVVPPMLAMPAHVAPLDIVFYDGASFPPEVVGDAFVSFHGSWNRQPAQGYEVVRVVFENGLPVRYEPFFEFDSASDTAAGWPHRPVGLGVGPNGELFVSSDASGQIIAIGYQR; this is encoded by the coding sequence ATGACTGGAAGACGCTTCTCCCTCCCGCTCGGCAACGGCGTCAAGAGGTCGGCCCGTTGCGGAGCCATGCCGCTTCACCAACGACTTGGGCTCGTCGCAGCGCTCTGTGCCTCTGCCCTCCTGGCTTGTTCAGACCGGCCCTCCACCGAGAGCGATGCCGGCGTCGAAATGGATGCCGGGAGTCGGACCGATGCCGGAGCTCAAAACCCAACGAATGACGCCGGTGTGGCCGACGGCGGCGGGAGTTCCGATGCCGGCACTTCCGATGCTGGGACTTCTCTCAAGAACAGCTGCCTGGGGCCTTCGAGCGCCAACGTGGCCAATGCGAGGTTGCCAGCGGGGTACTGTGCATGGACCTGGGCGACCGTTGCCAATCCGCGAGGGTTGATCGTCGCTCCGAACGGAGACGTTCTGGTGGTCGAGCGCACCGCGGGTCGAATCACCGCGCTCTACGATTCGAACGGTGACGGCGTTTCGGATTCATCCGAACGGGCGACGCTGGTCGAGGTCAGCGGGCTCAACCATGGCATCACACTGCACGACGGATATCTCTATGCCTCTTCCGCGACGCGCGTCCTCCGTTGGCCGTTCGCAACCGGAACGAGAGCAGCGCTGAGCGGCCAGGAAGAAGTGGTGACCGGCATCCCTTCGGGCGGCCCTGCGGGCGGCCATGTCACCCGGACGATCATCTTTGACGCCCAAGGCCGCCTCTACGTGAGCGTCGGTTCAGCCGCGAACGTGGACAGCGATTCGACGCGCGCTCGCATCCGTCGCTTCACCGCAACCCAGGCTCAGGCGGGCAACGTGGCTTTCACGGACGGCGAGGTGTTTGCCGATGGCCTTCGGAACGAAGTAGGCCTGCGTTTCGACAGTCAGGGCCGGCTGTGGGGCGTGGAGAACGGGCGAGACAATCTTAATCGTGCCGACCTCGGGGGCGACATTCACACCGACAATCCCGCTGAAGAGCTGAACCTCTTCGCCGAAGCCGGGCGGTTCTATGGCTACCCCTATTGCTTCAGTGAGTTTCTGCTTCCGTCGGGTGTGGGAATGGGCCCGACGACGCAGTGGGCAGATCCGGGCTTCATGAATGATGGCACCCACTCCGATGCGTGGTGCCGCAATGTCAACAATGTGGTGCCTCCGATGTTGGCGATGCCCGCTCACGTTGCGCCGCTCGACATCGTCTTCTACGACGGCGCGTCCTTCCCGCCCGAGGTGGTCGGCGACGCCTTCGTCAGCTTCCACGGTTCCTGGAATCGACAGCCCGCCCAGGGCTACGAGGTGGTGCGGGTGGTGTTCGAGAACGGGCTGCCGGTTCGCTACGAGCCGTTCTTCGAGTTCGACAGCGCCAGCGACACCGCAGCCGGCTGGCCGCATCGGCCGGTGGGGTTGGGTGTGGGCCCCAATGGCGAGTTGTTTGTGAGCAGCGACGCGTCAGGCCAAATCATCGCAATCGGCTACCAGCGATAA
- a CDS encoding cupin domain-containing carboxymuconolactone decarboxylase family protein, with translation MNVLAAAVLSLLFAASASAQTITIARRGTQPSRQGPAENFTGSVRVDPLFEASGPARATGALVTFEAGARTAWHSHPLGQTLIVTAGTGRVQQWGGPVDEIRQGDVVRIPPNVKHWHGAAPKTSMAHIAIVEQLDGKSADWLEKVTEEQYGMPLRGQSAPNALTQTAQPTRAQKLIGEFSPKLVELTDEVLFGDVWTRPQLSPRDRSLVTVSALIAMNRPEQLRSHLALARDNGVTQEELVETITHLAFYAGWPSAITAVTVAKEVFEKK, from the coding sequence ATGAACGTGCTCGCTGCGGCCGTCCTCTCTCTGCTTTTCGCTGCTTCCGCATCCGCTCAAACCATCACCATCGCTCGGCGCGGCACGCAGCCGTCGCGGCAGGGGCCGGCCGAAAACTTCACCGGCTCCGTCCGCGTCGACCCGTTGTTTGAGGCCAGCGGTCCGGCGCGGGCGACGGGCGCGCTCGTCACGTTCGAGGCGGGCGCGAGAACCGCATGGCACAGCCACCCGCTCGGCCAGACCCTCATCGTCACAGCCGGAACTGGGCGCGTGCAGCAGTGGGGCGGACCGGTCGATGAGATCCGGCAGGGGGATGTCGTCCGCATTCCGCCGAACGTAAAGCACTGGCATGGAGCGGCGCCGAAGACGTCGATGGCGCATATCGCCATCGTGGAACAGCTCGATGGCAAGAGCGCCGACTGGCTGGAGAAGGTCACCGAGGAGCAATACGGCATGCCCTTACGCGGCCAATCCGCTCCCAATGCACTGACGCAAACCGCGCAACCGACGCGCGCCCAGAAACTGATCGGCGAGTTCTCCCCGAAGCTGGTCGAGCTCACCGACGAAGTGCTCTTCGGCGATGTGTGGACGCGCCCGCAGCTCTCGCCTCGCGACCGCAGCCTCGTGACCGTCAGCGCGCTGATCGCCATGAACCGTCCCGAGCAGCTCCGCTCACACCTAGCCCTCGCCCGCGATAACGGCGTGACGCAGGAGGAGCTGGTCGAGACGATCACGCACCTCGCCTTTTATGCCGGCTGGCCGAGTGCCATCACCGCAGTGACCGTGGCCAAAGAGGTCTTCGAAAAGAAATGA
- a CDS encoding alpha/beta hydrolase produces the protein MKHLTAFALITVALSAAACATTAGNNEPGPLLIQEQGSFAVGGTVITAPGTFDPIKQGSYNPAGPDSAGQTLHGDHVYVSYETPANARKLPLVFWHGHGQSAKTWESTPDGREGFQNIFLRRRFPVYLIDQPRRGRAARSTQPVTMTAAPDEQLWFGIFRLGLWPDFYPGVQFSSDPEALNQFFRQMVPNTGPYDAEVNTNGVSALFDRIGSGILVTHSQSGGLGWRTAIKNRNVRAIVSYEPGAGFVFPQGEAPEPMTYAGGTARGVEVPLSDFLQLTKMPIVMYYGDSIAENPTTNPGQDQWRVTLAMARQFRDAVNRHGGDVTVVHLPEIGIRGNTHFPMSDLNNVQIADLLSQFLTQKGLD, from the coding sequence ATGAAACACCTGACTGCCTTTGCTCTGATCACCGTCGCGCTCAGCGCCGCCGCGTGTGCAACCACGGCTGGAAACAATGAACCCGGGCCGCTGCTCATTCAGGAGCAAGGCAGCTTTGCAGTCGGCGGAACGGTCATCACCGCGCCCGGAACGTTCGACCCCATCAAACAGGGCAGTTACAACCCTGCGGGGCCCGATTCCGCGGGGCAGACGTTGCACGGCGATCACGTTTACGTGTCCTATGAGACCCCGGCCAATGCCAGAAAGCTCCCGCTCGTGTTCTGGCACGGCCATGGCCAGTCCGCGAAGACGTGGGAGAGCACGCCGGACGGCCGAGAGGGCTTCCAGAACATTTTCCTGCGCCGTCGCTTCCCGGTGTATTTGATCGATCAACCCCGACGCGGCCGCGCAGCACGCAGCACTCAGCCCGTGACGATGACGGCGGCTCCTGACGAACAGCTCTGGTTTGGCATCTTCCGCTTGGGCCTGTGGCCGGACTTCTACCCAGGCGTGCAGTTCTCGAGCGATCCAGAGGCACTCAACCAGTTCTTCCGGCAGATGGTGCCCAACACGGGCCCCTACGACGCGGAGGTCAATACCAACGGGGTTTCCGCACTCTTCGACCGAATCGGCTCCGGCATTCTCGTCACGCACTCACAGAGCGGTGGACTCGGCTGGCGCACGGCGATCAAGAACAGAAATGTGCGAGCCATCGTTTCCTACGAACCGGGTGCTGGCTTCGTCTTCCCGCAGGGCGAAGCACCTGAGCCGATGACGTACGCCGGAGGCACGGCAAGAGGCGTCGAGGTGCCGCTGTCGGACTTCCTCCAGCTCACGAAGATGCCGATCGTCATGTACTACGGCGACTCCATTGCCGAGAATCCCACCACGAATCCGGGCCAGGACCAGTGGCGCGTCACGCTCGCCATGGCCAGGCAGTTCCGCGATGCGGTGAACCGCCACGGCGGTGACGTGACCGTCGTGCACCTGCCCGAGATCGGGATTCGCGGCAATACGCACTTCCCCATGTCGGATCTCAACAATGTCCAGATCGCTGACCTTCTGTCGCAGTTTCTCACGCAGAAGGGGCTGGATTGA
- a CDS encoding aldo/keto reductase yields the protein MPLLGFGVFQVTDLAECQRAVEDALGVGYRLIDTAASYQNEQAVGDALRNSGLARDELFITTKLWVSDTGYEKTKQAFDRSMKLLGLDVLDLYLIHQPYGDVHGSWRAMQELHREGRIRAIGVSNFHPDRVMDLIVYNEVPPAVNQIETHPFNQQIATQAFLKENGVQTEAWAPFAEGKHDIFKNELLRSIGAKHGKSIAQVILRWLVQRGVVVIPKSVRKERMVENLAVFDFELDDAEMESIVALDTKTSSFFDHRDPAIVKWLATRR from the coding sequence ATGCCCCTCCTCGGTTTCGGCGTGTTCCAAGTGACCGATCTCGCGGAGTGCCAGCGCGCCGTCGAGGACGCGCTCGGCGTCGGCTACCGGCTCATCGACACAGCAGCCTCGTATCAGAACGAGCAAGCCGTCGGAGACGCGCTCCGCAACAGCGGGCTCGCGCGCGATGAGCTCTTCATCACGACGAAGCTGTGGGTCTCGGATACCGGCTACGAGAAGACGAAGCAGGCCTTCGACCGCTCGATGAAGCTGCTCGGCCTCGACGTCCTCGACCTTTACTTGATCCACCAGCCCTACGGTGATGTGCACGGCTCCTGGCGCGCGATGCAGGAGCTTCACCGTGAAGGCCGCATCCGCGCCATCGGCGTCAGCAACTTCCACCCCGACCGCGTGATGGACCTGATCGTCTACAACGAGGTCCCGCCCGCGGTGAACCAGATCGAGACGCACCCGTTCAACCAGCAGATCGCGACGCAGGCGTTTCTCAAGGAGAACGGCGTGCAGACCGAGGCGTGGGCGCCCTTCGCTGAAGGGAAGCACGACATCTTCAAGAACGAGCTACTCCGCTCCATCGGCGCGAAGCACGGCAAGAGCATCGCGCAGGTGATCTTGCGGTGGCTCGTTCAGCGGGGCGTCGTCGTGATTCCGAAGTCTGTTCGCAAGGAGCGCATGGTGGAGAACCTCGCGGTGTTCGACTTCGAGCTCGACGACGCCGAGATGGAGTCGATCGTCGCGCTCGACACCAAGACCAGCAGCTTCTTCGATCACCGAGATCCGGCCATCGTGAAGTGGCTCGCTACGCGGCGTTGA
- a CDS encoding LysR family transcriptional regulator: MAFTLLNPLNAFIVVARRLSYAAAARDLGVSTSALSQSVRQLEERLGVALLTRTSRSVALTDAGHRLLDNAGPAVDQALESLKTVRAKRGEVTGRVRLSVPSASVSMVLADLLPRFIARYPKVGVEVHVDDRFVNTVAGEFDAGMRLIESIDRDMVHVRLSGPTRLVVVGAPSYFERKGVPQKPQDLLQHDCICIRRSPSGEPWAWELERGKKTYRVPVRGPVTTNDAELMRTMAVAGVGLFYSLERRVESDLTTGRLRVVLEPYTPEVPGLYLYFPKRSQVSPALKAFVEVAREQVKADRAGGAT, translated from the coding sequence ATGGCCTTCACGCTGCTCAACCCGCTTAACGCCTTCATCGTCGTCGCTCGGCGCCTCAGCTACGCGGCGGCGGCGCGAGACCTCGGCGTGTCGACGTCGGCGCTCAGCCAGTCGGTCCGACAGCTCGAGGAGCGGCTCGGCGTCGCGTTGCTGACGCGCACCTCGCGCAGTGTCGCCCTGACCGACGCCGGCCATCGCCTGCTCGACAACGCCGGACCTGCCGTCGATCAAGCGCTCGAGTCGCTGAAGACCGTGCGGGCCAAGCGAGGCGAGGTGACGGGCCGCGTGCGCCTCAGCGTACCCAGCGCATCGGTCTCGATGGTCCTCGCGGATCTCCTCCCGCGCTTCATCGCGCGCTACCCGAAGGTGGGCGTGGAGGTCCATGTCGACGACCGCTTCGTGAACACCGTGGCCGGCGAGTTCGACGCCGGCATGCGGCTCATCGAGTCGATCGATCGCGACATGGTCCACGTCCGCCTGTCGGGCCCGACGCGCTTGGTGGTGGTCGGCGCGCCGTCGTACTTCGAGCGAAAGGGCGTGCCACAGAAGCCCCAGGATCTCCTCCAGCACGACTGCATCTGCATCCGCCGGTCCCCCAGCGGAGAGCCGTGGGCGTGGGAGCTCGAGCGTGGCAAGAAGACCTACCGCGTACCGGTTCGCGGACCGGTGACGACGAACGATGCCGAGCTGATGCGCACTATGGCTGTCGCGGGCGTGGGATTGTTCTACTCACTCGAGCGCCGCGTCGAGAGCGATCTCACGACCGGGCGCCTGCGCGTCGTCCTCGAGCCGTACACACCCGAGGTGCCGGGGCTCTACCTGTACTTCCCGAAGCGGTCGCAGGTCTCGCCCGCGCTCAAGGCGTTCGTCGAGGTCGCCCGCGAGCAGGTGAAGGCTGACCGGGCGGGCGGAGCAACGTGA
- a CDS encoding AAA family ATPase, producing MGLEIDAWYGSGWEPSESDRFIGASRDDLGSQESVAFWHHRTRSLVTPQPSKRAGGALVLGRFNPPHLGHSFLLQAAEQAVQGPLIVFVVGKRQDPLPVPTRRDVIQTLLHGRPFSHATTALDVPITGSPDQPEFWQAWANYLSSRNLHPEIRTLVASDPQAQELASRLKLDFVLVDPERRNVPISATMIRKAPWEHWSFVHPDARRHFTCSVVLLGPEGAGKTTLSQTLAKHYNVSRAPEYVAYWSSKNMGKTPAQGDFDELARAQRAVLATAQGNTKRFFVADTDLISLMLWKERLYGVRERSLLSPSELGDLYLVLDDAPWAGPAHRDEPAARQAFVQSCMEAVRAEGRTPVLISGPRESRAAAAIKAIDTWVKTNPAALER from the coding sequence ATGGGACTTGAGATCGACGCGTGGTACGGCTCCGGGTGGGAGCCCTCCGAATCCGATCGCTTCATCGGCGCGTCACGTGACGACCTGGGCTCGCAGGAGTCGGTCGCGTTCTGGCACCACCGGACTCGCAGCCTCGTGACCCCGCAGCCCTCCAAGCGCGCGGGCGGCGCGCTGGTGCTGGGGCGCTTCAACCCTCCGCACCTGGGGCATTCCTTTCTGCTCCAGGCAGCGGAGCAGGCCGTGCAGGGGCCGCTCATCGTCTTCGTGGTCGGCAAGAGACAGGACCCGCTCCCCGTCCCGACTCGGAGGGACGTGATTCAAACCTTGCTGCACGGTCGTCCATTCAGCCACGCGACGACGGCGCTCGATGTGCCCATCACCGGATCGCCCGATCAGCCCGAGTTCTGGCAAGCATGGGCCAATTATCTCAGCAGCCGGAACCTGCACCCGGAGATCCGGACGCTCGTCGCGTCGGATCCCCAGGCGCAAGAGCTCGCCTCCCGGCTGAAGCTGGACTTCGTCCTGGTCGATCCCGAGCGCCGCAACGTCCCGATCAGCGCGACGATGATCCGCAAGGCGCCGTGGGAGCACTGGTCCTTCGTTCACCCCGACGCGCGGCGGCACTTCACCTGCTCGGTGGTGCTGCTAGGTCCGGAAGGCGCCGGCAAGACAACGCTGTCCCAGACGCTGGCCAAGCACTACAACGTCTCGCGAGCCCCCGAGTACGTGGCGTACTGGTCGTCCAAGAACATGGGCAAGACTCCGGCTCAGGGTGACTTCGATGAACTGGCGAGAGCACAGCGCGCGGTTCTCGCGACCGCACAGGGCAACACGAAGCGTTTTTTCGTGGCCGACACGGATCTGATCTCGCTGATGCTCTGGAAAGAGCGGCTCTACGGAGTCAGAGAGCGCTCCCTGCTGTCGCCCTCGGAGCTCGGAGATCTGTACCTTGTGCTCGATGACGCGCCGTGGGCTGGGCCCGCCCATCGGGACGAGCCCGCTGCGCGTCAAGCCTTCGTCCAGTCCTGCATGGAGGCTGTGCGCGCCGAGGGCAGGACGCCCGTGCTGATCTCGGGTCCCCGCGAGTCACGCGCCGCCGCAGCCATCAAGGCGATTGATACCTGGGTGAAGACGAACCCCGCCGCTTTGGAGAGATGA
- a CDS encoding kelch repeat-containing protein: MLLLVASACGSASPGCEAASFRGAELQRCASPRWEPVPQHGDLPPSLWEAGASFARTEGDREVVYRFGGQRENFPNDFTVNDFYALDVSTATWTKLTTPETPAARADTLLMPGPCSECVSIVGGRGRFRTGSDLMFPEMWTYDTQGQRWHSVPAEALGDTFAVRRSSALVVEVPEAGSSKKTAIYAVGGVGNTLSRFATTSTGLRNDVAVYGQDTGWRLVPTSGEKPAPRAWVVGGYDPDSHALLVFGGYRLGADQGPSTPAGELFGPTNYENDLWSLSLETLTWTQLHPTGPLPAPRDNAVAFFDTLRGGLVVFGGQRFDGLSSDLWFYSVRDNQWTEVALDPASVPPARVGGIAFLRETSAAYELYLNGGATSDGGQSAFLDDLWKLSWAKP; encoded by the coding sequence ATGCTCCTGCTTGTGGCGAGCGCGTGTGGCTCCGCATCCCCAGGCTGCGAAGCCGCTTCCTTCAGGGGAGCGGAGCTGCAGCGCTGCGCCAGCCCTCGCTGGGAGCCTGTTCCTCAGCACGGAGACCTCCCTCCCTCCCTCTGGGAGGCGGGCGCCTCGTTCGCCCGGACAGAGGGTGACCGCGAGGTCGTCTATCGCTTCGGCGGCCAGCGTGAGAACTTCCCCAACGACTTCACCGTCAACGACTTCTATGCCTTGGACGTCTCCACGGCCACGTGGACGAAGCTGACCACACCGGAGACGCCCGCCGCGCGTGCCGACACCCTGCTGATGCCCGGCCCGTGCAGTGAATGCGTAAGCATCGTGGGCGGGCGGGGCCGGTTCCGGACGGGCTCGGACCTGATGTTCCCCGAGATGTGGACCTACGACACGCAGGGACAGCGCTGGCACAGCGTGCCGGCGGAAGCGCTGGGAGACACGTTCGCCGTCCGGCGCTCCTCCGCCCTGGTGGTGGAAGTGCCGGAGGCAGGCTCTTCCAAGAAGACGGCCATCTACGCGGTGGGGGGGGTGGGCAACACGCTCTCACGCTTCGCCACGACGTCCACCGGCCTTCGCAATGATGTCGCCGTCTATGGCCAGGACACGGGCTGGAGGCTCGTCCCCACTTCCGGAGAAAAGCCAGCCCCTCGGGCCTGGGTCGTCGGTGGATACGATCCCGACAGCCACGCGCTGCTGGTGTTCGGCGGCTACCGGCTTGGGGCTGATCAGGGGCCCTCGACACCGGCCGGGGAGCTGTTCGGTCCGACGAATTATGAGAACGACCTGTGGTCCTTGAGCCTGGAGACGCTCACGTGGACCCAGCTCCACCCCACGGGTCCCCTGCCCGCACCGCGCGACAACGCCGTGGCTTTCTTCGACACCCTCCGGGGTGGCTTGGTCGTCTTCGGGGGCCAGCGCTTCGACGGCCTCTCCAGCGACCTGTGGTTCTACTCGGTGCGGGACAATCAATGGACCGAAGTGGCCCTGGACCCCGCTTCCGTTCCTCCGGCGCGCGTCGGAGGCATCGCGTTCCTGCGAGAGACGTCCGCCGCCTACGAGCTCTACTTGAACGGGGGGGCCACGTCCGACGGCGGCCAGAGCGCGTTCCTCGACGATCTCTGGAAGCTGTCCTGGGCGAAGCCCTGA